The sequence below is a genomic window from Cryobacterium arcticum.
AGGTTCTCCCGGAGCGCCTCGGATTCGCGCCCGGTGGCGGTGATGACGAGCAGGGCCCGGCCCTTGTCGAGGCGGGAGCGTTGCTCCATCAGCGCGGCGAGGAGCGGCGCCCGCAGCCCCTCGGTGAGCGAGAAGTCGGCGTCACGGGCCGCGAAGGCGAGGGCGTTGTCGAACGTGGAGGCGCGGGAAAGCGCCGGAATCAAGCCCTGAAGAATCACCGCACAAGTCTACGGGTTCCCGCCGACGGTCTAGGCGGGCGGGGCGTGGAACTTCTGCTGGGCGGCGGTGACGCCCTCTGTGGCGATGAGTTCGATGGCGTCCGCGGCATCCTCGAGCATGATCGGCAGGGTGGTGCGCTCGGTGCTGGTGTAGTCGTGCAGCACGAAGTCGGCGGCGTTCTGCCGGCCGGGCGGGCGGCCGATGCCCATCCGGATGCGGATGAAGTCGTTGCTCCCGGTGGCGGCGATGATGTCGCGCACCCCGTTGTGGCCGCCGTGGCCGCCGCCCACCTTGATCTTCAGGGTGTCGAACGGCAGGTCGAGCTCGTCGTGCACGACGATCAGCCGGGACACGTCGAGCGAGTAGAAGCGCAGCAGGCCCGCGACGGGGCCGCCGGAGAGGTTCATGAAGCTGTTCGGCTTGGCCAGGATCAGCTTGGGGCCGCCGGGAAAACTGCGTCCCTCGGCGACGGAGGCGTTGGCCTTGTGGTTCTTGAAGTTCGCCCGCATCCGGTCGGCGAGCACCATGGTCACCATGTGACCGACGTTGTGGCGATTACCGGCGTAGCCGGGCCCGGGGTTACCGAGCCCGACTACGAGCCAGAGATTCTCGTCCAGGGGGTTCCTTTACGCAGTCTTCTGTCCGGTTGTCAACAGGGGAACGCTACTCTGCGGCAGCTTCCTCGGCGGGAGCCTCCTCGGAGGTGGTCTCCTCTTCCTCTTCCTCGGCGGGCAGGTGCACGCCGATGACGACCATCTCGGGGTCGGAGATGAGCGACGCACCGGCGGGCAGCTTGATCTCGCTGGCGTGGATGAGGGTGCCGTCTTCGAGGCCCTCGACATCGACGCTGACGCTCTGCGGGATGTTCGTGGCTTCGACCTCGAGGAGCAGGGTCTTGGCGTCGAGGTCCGCGGTGGTTCCGGGGGCGGGCTCACCGGTGACGTGCACGGCGACCTCGACCTGGACCTTCTCACCCTTGCGGATGACGATGAGGTCGAGGTGCTCGATGATCTGACGAACCGGGTCCTTCTGCACATCCTTGACCAGGGTCAGGTGGGTGGTGCCCTCGACGTCGAGCTCGAGCACGGCGTTCGCGCGGCGCAGCAGCAGGCCGATCTCGTGGGCCGGCAGGGCGACGTGCACGGGGTCGGTGCCGTGGCCGTAGATGACGGCGGGGATCTTGCCCAGCACGCGCAGCTTGCGGGCAGCGCCCTTGCCGAAGCTGACGCGGGCGTCAGCGGAAATCTTGTTGTTGTTGTTCGTGGCCTCAGCCATGGTGTCTCCTTGCGGGCCTCGTGTGCCCGTATTGATGTCGCGGGCACGGAGCCCGCGGTACGGATGCTGGTTCAACTCGAACGCATGTCAGCGTGAGGAAAGGCCTTGGGGGACTTTTCGCCGCGTCGATTACGGATGCGCCGGTGCCGGTTTCCCGGACGCCGGGCGAATCCCTCGCCGAAGTTCAACTCATGAGTCTAGACGATAAAGTGACGACCATGTCGCCCAGCCTGCACACCCGAGTGACCGAAGACGTCGGACGGTCCATCGTCGACGGCACCGTCCCGGCCGGCAGCGTTCTCCTCGCGGAAGAGATCGAACGCCGCCAGGGCGTGAGCCGGTCGGTGATCCGGGAGGCCGTGCGGGTGCTCGGATCGATGGGGCTGGTGGAGTCCGTCAAGCGGGTCGGCATCCGGGTGCTGCCGGCCGCGCGCTGGAATGCGTACGATCCCACCATCATCCGCTGGCGGCTGCTCGGCCCGGGCAAGGGCGAACAGCTGCGTTCGCTGACCGAGCTGCGCTCGGCCGTGGAGCCGATGGCCGCCGAGCTGGCCGCCCGGCATGCCGGTGCGGAGGTGACGGCCGAGCTGCTGCACGTGGCCGCGCTGATGCGTAGCGCGGGGCAGTCCGGCGACCTGTCCCAGTTCCTCGAGCTGGACATCCGGTTTCACCAGTTGGTACTGCACGGCTCGGGCAATGAGATGTTCGCCAAGCTCGACGAGGCCGTCGCGGCGGTGCTGTCCGGCCGCACCGACCTGGGCCTGATGCCCGATCACCCGCATCAGAACACCCTGCAGTTGCACGCCGATGTCGCCGAGGCGATTCAGGCGGGCCGGGCCGGGGACGCCCGGGCGGCGATGGAGCTCATCATGCGGCGCACCTATGCGGAGGTGAAGCCCACCTGGACGAATAAATATGATTACATTGACGAGGCGAGCCACTAATCTTGGATTGGTCGAAGCTCACAGACCCGAAGGAGAACACGTGTCAGTAACCGGTTCAGCAAACATTGGCGTCGTCGGACTGGCGGTGATGGGCTCCAACCTCGCCCGCAACCTCGCCAGCCGCGAGGGCAACACCGTCGCGGTCTACAACCGCTCCCCCGAACGCACCCGACTGCTCCTGGACGAGCACCCCGAGGCCGGATTCGTCGCCTCCGAGGCGATCGAAGACTTCGTCGCGTCGCTTGCGACCCCGCGCACCGCGATCATCATGGTGCAGGCCGGCCGCGGCACCGACGCCGTGATCAGCCAGCTGACCGAGCTGTTCGAACCCGGCGACATCATCGTCGACGGCGGCAACGCGCTGTTCACCGACACCCTCCGCCGCGAGAAGGCGGTTCGCGAGACCGGCATCAACTTCGTCGGCGCCGGCATCTCCGGCGGCGAAGAAGGCGCCCTCAAGGGCCCGAGCATCATGCCGGGCGGCTCCGCGGAGGCCTACGTCACCCTCGGCCCGATCCTCGAGTCCATCGCCGCTGTCGTCGACGGCGAGCCCTGCGTCACCCACGTCGGCACCGACGGCGCCGGCCACTTCGTCAAGATGATCCACAACGGCATCGAATACGCCGACATGCAGCTCATCGGCGAGGCCTACGACCTCATCCGTCGTGGGACCGGCAAGACCCCGGCCGAGATCTCCGAGATCTTCACCGAGTGGAACAAGGGCGACCTCGAGAGCTACCTCATCGAGATCACCGCGGAGGTCCTCAAGCAGGTCGACGCCAAGACCGGCCAGCCTCTCGTCGACGTCATCCTCGACCAGGCCGGCAGCAAGGGCACCGGCGTCTGGACCGTGCAGACCGCACTGGACCTCGGAATCCCCGTCTCCGGCATCGCCGAGGCCGTGTTCGCCCGCTCCGTCTCCTCCAAGCCCGCGCAGCGCGCCGCCGCCGCGGCCCTTCCCGGCCCGACGGCGAACCCGGTCGAAGACGTGGACGGCTTCATCGAGGGTGTCCGCCAGGCGCTCTACGCGTCGAAGATCATCGCGTACTCGCAGGGCTTCGACGCCATCGTCGCCGGCGCCGAGCACTACAACTGGGACATCAAGAAGGGCGACATCGCCAAGATCTGGCGCGGCGGTTGCATCATCCGCGCCCGCTTCCTGAACCGCATCACCGAGGCCTACGCCGAGAACCCCGGGCTCGTGTCGCTCGTCACCGCCCCGTTCTTCACGGATGTCGTCGCGAAGGCGCAGGACTCCTGGCGCAACGTCGTCGCCGACGCCGCCCACGCCGGCATCCCCGCGCCGGTGTTCGCGTCGTCGCTGGCGTACTACGACAGCCTGCGTGCCGACCGTCTCCCCGCGGCCCTCACCCAGGGCCAGCGTGACTTCTTCGGTGCGCACACGTACAAGCGCGTCGACATGGAAGGCACCTTCCACACGCTGTGGTCCGGCGACCGCAGCGAGATCGAGACCGAGGGCTCCTCGCACTAGGTCTCCAGCACCATCTGCACGGCAACTGTTGCCCGTGCGACATCTGCACCCGGTACGCCGGGTCCAGTTGTCCGCACGGGCAACAGTTGTCTGTGCCGGCGGGTCAGGGGCGGCGCGCGGCGGCGAGGCGCACGGCGCGGCCGAGCAG
It includes:
- a CDS encoding FadR/GntR family transcriptional regulator, which encodes MSPSLHTRVTEDVGRSIVDGTVPAGSVLLAEEIERRQGVSRSVIREAVRVLGSMGLVESVKRVGIRVLPAARWNAYDPTIIRWRLLGPGKGEQLRSLTELRSAVEPMAAELAARHAGAEVTAELLHVAALMRSAGQSGDLSQFLELDIRFHQLVLHGSGNEMFAKLDEAVAAVLSGRTDLGLMPDHPHQNTLQLHADVAEAIQAGRAGDARAAMELIMRRTYAEVKPTWTNKYDYIDEASH
- the gndA gene encoding NADP-dependent phosphogluconate dehydrogenase produces the protein MGSNLARNLASREGNTVAVYNRSPERTRLLLDEHPEAGFVASEAIEDFVASLATPRTAIIMVQAGRGTDAVISQLTELFEPGDIIVDGGNALFTDTLRREKAVRETGINFVGAGISGGEEGALKGPSIMPGGSAEAYVTLGPILESIAAVVDGEPCVTHVGTDGAGHFVKMIHNGIEYADMQLIGEAYDLIRRGTGKTPAEISEIFTEWNKGDLESYLIEITAEVLKQVDAKTGQPLVDVILDQAGSKGTGVWTVQTALDLGIPVSGIAEAVFARSVSSKPAQRAAAAALPGPTANPVEDVDGFIEGVRQALYASKIIAYSQGFDAIVAGAEHYNWDIKKGDIAKIWRGGCIIRARFLNRITEAYAENPGLVSLVTAPFFTDVVAKAQDSWRNVVADAAHAGIPAPVFASSLAYYDSLRADRLPAALTQGQRDFFGAHTYKRVDMEGTFHTLWSGDRSEIETEGSSH
- the pth gene encoding aminoacyl-tRNA hydrolase, coding for MDENLWLVVGLGNPGPGYAGNRHNVGHMVTMVLADRMRANFKNHKANASVAEGRSFPGGPKLILAKPNSFMNLSGGPVAGLLRFYSLDVSRLIVVHDELDLPFDTLKIKVGGGHGGHNGVRDIIAATGSNDFIRIRMGIGRPPGRQNAADFVLHDYTSTERTTLPIMLEDAADAIELIATEGVTAAQQKFHAPPA
- a CDS encoding 50S ribosomal protein L25/general stress protein Ctc; protein product: MAEATNNNNKISADARVSFGKGAARKLRVLGKIPAVIYGHGTDPVHVALPAHEIGLLLRRANAVLELDVEGTTHLTLVKDVQKDPVRQIIEHLDLIVIRKGEKVQVEVAVHVTGEPAPGTTADLDAKTLLLEVEATNIPQSVSVDVEGLEDGTLIHASEIKLPAGASLISDPEMVVIGVHLPAEEEEEETTSEEAPAEEAAAE